In Helianthus annuus cultivar XRQ/B chromosome 8, HanXRQr2.0-SUNRISE, whole genome shotgun sequence, a single genomic region encodes these proteins:
- the LOC110869573 gene encoding uncharacterized protein LOC110869573: MPQTVGKYDGLSDPDDHLNLFKSAGEVACWPMPLWCKIFVQTLVGAARVWWDSLPVGEIDSFEDLVSKFQLQFSQQRRYTKDRNELLHIRRRDNETVESFIVRFNKESLAIPGITNDLACGTFLQGVNDDELLKTLYGRDGVPSTIDEILRIAKVYVTQEKTVAASHAANRKNEAQKSQDDREQRNSKGKKSDRSDS, translated from the coding sequence ATGCCCCAGACAGTGGGCAAATACGATGGTTTGAGCGACCCTGACGACCATCTAAATCTGTTCAAAAGTGCTGGAGAGGTAGCCTGCTGGCCCATGCCTCTCTGGTGCAAGATATTTGTTCAAACGCTGGTAGGGGCGGCACGGGTATGGTGGGATAGCCTACCTGTGGGGGAAATTGATAGTTTCGAGGATTTGGTATCCAAGTTCCAGCTACAATTCAGTCAACAAAGGCGATATACAAAAGATCGAAACGAACTCCTCCATATTCGTCGGCGAGACAATGAGACGGTGGAGAGTTTTATCGTCAGATTTAATAAAGAAAGCCTGGCGATCCCAGGTATAACAAATGATCTGGCTTGCGGTACTTTCCTACAAGGAGTAAACGATGATGAATTGCTAAAGACATTATATGGAAGGGATGGCGTGCCCTCAACCATAGATGAAATCCTGAGAATAGCTAAAGTGTACGTAACACAAGAAAAGACGGTGGCGGCCAGCCATGCTGCTAACAGAAAAAATGAAGCACAAAAAAGTCAAGACGATAGGGAACAACGGAACTCCAAAGGCAAGAAAAGCGACCGGTCAGACTCATGA